In Paraburkholderia largidicola, the genomic window GCGAAGAACAGATTGACGAAGCGTTTCCGATGCTGCGCGCGTTCCACGCGAGCGAAAAGCTGTTCTCGCTTCGCCGTGACGCCTTCGTTCTTGCAAACCCGATTTTCGCAACGCTGCGCAAGATGCCGGGCCGCTCGATCATCGAGATTCGAGACGACCAGGCCGACTACAAGCAAATGCTCGCAGACGCGATGAAGAACGGCGCGAGCGAAGACGAAAAATCGCATATCAAGTCGTTGATCGCCACAAAGCGCCTCGCTGCCGGCGTTGTCACGCAGCTGGATAGCGCGTTCAAGGCGCTCACGCGAAAAGGTAAAGCCGGTGAGTGACAAACCCGAAATCAGCGTTCGTGACGCGCTGGTGGGTGAAATCCTTGGCGAACTGGTTCTGGTTCGCCAGGGCATCGCGGAGTTTCAAGCCGCGTTGCCGGGCCAGCGGGAGCAAATAAGAGAGGCGGGTGAACTGGCCAGCCTCCGCTTTGCAGAGAAGGGCCAGCACGTCGCCGCCGAACTGGATGAGCGAATTACGACGCTGAACGCTGCAGCGCAAGATTTTCGTGCGGTGCGAGAGCTGTTGATGGGCGAGTTGGGCGTGAAGACCGCACAACAGTTTGAGGGCGTGCTTGCCGGTGTTTCGCGTCGCATGGCGAGTAACCGGCGCATTGAGCTGGTCGTGACGGCGCTTGGTAGTTCGCTGTTGACGGCCGCGCTGGTTGTTTTGGCGCTGAGGCACTTTTAACGACGGGGGCCAGGCTAACGCCTGCCTCTATTTCTCGCGTTTGGAGCATGAAATGAGAATGAACCGCACAGCTGCCTTGCTCGCTGTACTCGTGCTGACGGGCGCTGTCTCGAACAAGGCCGCCTATGCGGCGTCGAGCGTACCTGATTACACTTCATCCGATAGCTCGATCGCGGTCCACGCGTTCATTTACGCGGACCATACGGTGATTCAGCTGGATTCGTACTCGTCCGCGTTGACCATCAAGGATGACAGCGGCGGCACGATCGGCTTTACCCGTAACGGTCGCTATGCGCGCCTGGACGGCAAGCTCAATCACTTTACCGCGCTCGTTAATGGCGAGCCGGTTGTCTTTACGCGTCGAGGGTGGGAAGCACCGCGCGTTATCCCCGTTGCAGTCAAGGTGGCAGACGTGCATGTTGCCGCGCCGGTTGCTACGGCATCCGCGCCTGCAGCTGCAAGCGCGGCAGCTATTGCGTATGCGCCTGCATCTGCAGCTAAGGCCGCGAGCGCGCCTGCTGTTGCGAGTGCGCCGACTGTTGCGAGTGCTGTCCAGACCGCGAGTGCGCCGGCCGCCGCGAGCGGTGCAGCACTCGGCCTCGCGCCGAACGAAAAGGTGGTAGCGGTGCCGGCCGCCCCGCACGCTGCGTCCGCTCCTGCAGCTGCGCGCGCTGTTCCTCCGATCCTCGCGAGCAAGCCGGCCGCTGCGCCCGTGCAGGCGTCGGCGGTGGTCCCGGCAGTCGTGACCAAGGCGAGCCCGCCCGTGTCCCTCGATGTGGCAACCGTCACACTCCCTCCATCTGGCGCTGCTGCGACGGCAGCTGCCGTGCCGTCGTGGACGTTGCGGCGCGGCCGTCTCGTTAGCAGCGAACTGCGCGAAATCGGCGGGCATTTCGGCTGGCACGTCGAATGGTTTTACCCGCGCGAGGTCGTCGTTCCAGCGGACACAACATATTCCGGTGACTTCCAGCAAGTCGCGACTCAAGCCATCACGACGCTAAAGAGCAATGGATTGCTGATTAACGCGAAATTTTGGGAAGGCAACAAAACGCTGGTCGTGCGTGGTGCCGGCACGATGCCGCAATAACCGAGAGGCTTAGTCATGTTTAAGGGTTTCAAATTGAGTCGTGTAGGCGTTGCGTGCGCTGTCGCGTGGATGAGTGTTTCACTCGTTGGATGCGCTGGCGTTACGCAGGCAGACCATGCCGTGAATAGCGCCATGCAGGGTATTGATGACGCGAACCGGCATGCCGCTACTGAGGAACAGACGCCTACGATTTCGACAACGAATGAATCGTGGCTACTCGGTGAGACGGTCGCCGTGACTGAACCGGATTCCCCAATCCTCTCAACGAAGGTTTCGTACTGCAATCCGCGCAAGGTCACGCTGTCCGATGTCGCATCGTATCTCACGCAGACATACGGCTTGCCCGTCGATATTTCGGACCTGACGGGCGGCAACGGCTTTACATCGACGGATATGCAAAGCGCGGCTGCCGGGCAGGGTATGCAAGGCAATGGAGCGCCGACGCCGGCCGCCTTGCCGCTGCCGTCGAATTTCCTGATGAACGCTGCAACCAGGGCCGCATCGAGGTTGCCCGATATGTCGATCTGCTATGAGGGGGACATCAAAGGGCTGCTCGAAGTGGTCGCGCAAAAAGAAGGCGTATGGCAGAAGTTCGATGATGGCCGTGCGCAGTTCTACCGCACGATGACGAAGACCATCTATATGCCGGCGATCGCGCGGCACGAAAAGGTTGCATCCTCGATCATCGCGAGCGGTGGCCCGCAGATGGGTACGCAAACTGGCCAGGTAGGTACTGGCTCGTCATCCAGCGACGGTGCGAATACAGGCACGTCGTCAGCTGCCAGCGACACGGATCTGGACGTATGGAAGTCGATTCAGGAGACGGCACAAACGGTCGCAGGCGGCAAAGGGCAGCAGGGCGCTGCAATCGTGACGGCTAGCGCTGCGCTCGGCGGTGTCACGGTGACGGGCACACCTACGCAGGTTCGCCATGTTGAAGAATGGGCGCGCAGCCTGTCCGAGAACATGAGCCAGTCGATCAAGGTCACGATCACCCTCTATACCGTCACGCTCAATCGCGAGGATAACTACGCGTTCAATCCTGATGTCGTGTTCAACAAGCTCGGCTCGGGTAATCTGCTTTCTCTTAGCGGCCCCACGATTCCGTCAGTTGCTTCGGGCCTGTCGCCGTTTACCCTGGCTGGGAAAGTCCTGAGCAATTCGAGTAGTTCGCTGCGCGGGTCGAGCGTCGTCTACAACGCGCTTTCTACGCTGGGCAAAGTATCGAGCGTGAAAACGTGGTCTACGGTTGCCTTGAACAACCAGCTGAGCAAGGTTCAGATGGCCAATCAGGTGACGTATGCGGCGGTGGCTGGATCCACGTCGACGGCCAACGTTGGCACGACCAGCACCATTACGCCGGGGGTGGTCACAACGGGCCTCACGGGCACGCTTCGGCCCAGCATCGTGAATGGAAAGATCACGCTTGCGATGGACCTGACGGACAGCGTTCTCAACGGCATCAGTACCTTTACTTCGGAAGGCGCATCGGTACAGCAGCCGAACATTTCAGTGTCGGCACTGCCCTCCAGCATTTCGCTCATGCCGGGTCAGTCCTTGTTGG contains:
- a CDS encoding TcpQ domain-containing protein, translating into MNRTAALLAVLVLTGAVSNKAAYAASSVPDYTSSDSSIAVHAFIYADHTVIQLDSYSSALTIKDDSGGTIGFTRNGRYARLDGKLNHFTALVNGEPVVFTRRGWEAPRVIPVAVKVADVHVAAPVATASAPAAASAAAIAYAPASAAKAASAPAVASAPTVASAVQTASAPAAASGAALGLAPNEKVVAVPAAPHAASAPAAARAVPPILASKPAAAPVQASAVVPAVVTKASPPVSLDVATVTLPPSGAAATAAAVPSWTLRRGRLVSSELREIGGHFGWHVEWFYPREVVVPADTTYSGDFQQVATQAITTLKSNGLLINAKFWEGNKTLVVRGAGTMPQ